A single genomic interval of Gossypium raimondii isolate GPD5lz chromosome 11, ASM2569854v1, whole genome shotgun sequence harbors:
- the LOC105761075 gene encoding pectinesterase: MALKASALCTLSIFVILFSPSFATFPNPSSVFNSESICKLTPHADFCNSILPSGKFATIFDFSKVSIQQSLLNAHSFLGAIKYFLRLPSTSFLSTIRALQDCQFLAELNVDFLSYTLQGIKSDGLDTFLADDLHALLSAVLTNVQTCIEGLEATPSASSIKNGLLPSVSNGTHFLSVSLALFRHGWVHGFIKSLTGRNHVFSNLVNGRDSPLPLIMSDHDRAVYESASRQKHVRADEEGKDKGVSVSQVVVVNPDGSGNFTTINEAVAAAPNNTGDSNRYFLIYVVTGVYEEYVSIPKKKQNVMIIGDGINKTIITGNRNFVDGSTTFNSATFAVVGKGFVAVNITFRNTAGPSKHQAVAVRNGADMSTFYRCSFEGYQDTLYAHSLRQFYKECDIYGTVDFIFGNAAVVLQNCNIYPRLPMPNQFNTITAQGRTDPNQNTGISIHHCVIRPADDLASSNGMTKTYLGRPWKEYSRTVYMQSFMDSLIEPPGWSEWAGKFALDTLYYAEYKNMGPGSNTGSRVQWNGYHKDISESEADKFTVSNFVDGDNWLPATGVPFHGGLF, encoded by the exons CCTCCGGCAAGTTCGCTACCATTTTTGACTTCAGCAAGGTTTCGATACAACAATCGTTGTTGAATGCTCATAGCTTTCTTGGTGCTATCAAGTATTTCCTCAGACTGCCATCGACTTCGTTCCTCAGCACAATTCGGGCACTCCAGGATTGCCAGTTTCTAGCTGAGCTTAATGTAGATTTCTTGTCGTACACGCTACAAGGAATCAAATCCGACGGTCTCGACACCTTCCTGGCTGATGATCTGCATGCGTTGCTTAGTGCTGTTTTAACTAATGTGCAAACTTGTATCGAAGGGCTTGAAGCTACACCGTCGGCTTCGAGCATTAAAAATGGCCTATTGCCATCTGTTTCTAATGGAACACATTTCCTCAGTGTGTCTCTTGCACTTTTCAGGCACGGTTGGGTTCATGGATTTATCAAATCTCTAACAGGAAGAAACCATGTGTTTTCCAATTTGGTAAATGGCAGGGACTCTCCTTTGCCTTTAATAATGTCGGACCATGATCGAGCAGTTTACGAATCCGCAAGCCGGCAGAAGCATGTTCGAGCAGATGAGGAAGGGAAAGACAAAGGGGTTTCCGTGAGTCAAGTAGTGGTTGTAAATCCTGATGGAAGTGGCAACTTCACCACTATCAATGAAGCGGTGGCCGCTGCACCGAATAATACCGGGGATAGCAACCGATACTTTTTGATTTACGTGGTCACCGGCGTCTACGAAGAGTATGTTTCCATACCTAAGAAGAAGCAGAATGTGATGATAATCGGTGACGGTATAAACAAGACAATAATCACTGGAAACCGCAACTTTGTTGATGGATCAACCACATTCAACTCTGCAACATTTG CTGTTGTTGGTAAGGGATTTGTTGCGGTCAACATTACATTTCGTAACACAGCCGGACCTAGCAAACACCAAGCTGTCGCGGTTCGAAATGGAGCCGATATGTCCACGTTCTACCGATGTAGCTTCGAAGGCTACCAAGACACTTTATATGCTCACTCCCTAAGGCAATTTTACAAAGAATGCGACATTTACGGCACAGTAGACTTCATATTCGGCAATGCAGCCGTGGTCCTCCAAAACTGCAACATATATCCTCGACTACCAATGCCAAACCAATTCAACACCATCACCGCACAAGGAAGAACCGATCCTAACCAAAACACAGGCATATCAATTCACCACTGTGTCATTAGACCCGCCGACGATCTCGCCTCGAGCAACGGGATGACAAAAACATACTTAGGAAGGCCATGGAAGGAGTATTCGAGGACTGTTTACATGCAAAGTTTCATGGACAGTCTGATCGAACCGCCAGGTTGGAGTGAATGGGCTGGGAAATTTGCCTTGGATACATTGTACTATGCTGAATACAAGAACATGGGTCCAGGGTCCAACACTGGTTCCAGGGTTCAATGGAATGGTTACCATAAGGATATAAGTGAGAGTGAAGCTGATAAATTCACTGTCTCCAACTTCGTAGATGGTGATAACTGGTTGCCTGCAACAGGAGTTCCTTTTCATGGAGGATTGTTTTGA